The following proteins come from a genomic window of Rutidosis leptorrhynchoides isolate AG116_Rl617_1_P2 chromosome 10, CSIRO_AGI_Rlap_v1, whole genome shotgun sequence:
- the LOC139870614 gene encoding transport inhibitor response 1-like protein Os04g0395600 yields MVHLPEAVIELIINNLTTNRDGNSASLVNKLWYTVDRYSRHTVYISNCYAISPITAINRFPNLRSLTLKVKHGITYPRIDSDDRVGSFDPWMEILPSCCQLLEQLRLKRMKASDQNLNSIAIRFRKFKSLVLSSCFGFTIAGLSAIASNCSKLEQFEVEGCDVTDNTGQWLNSFPETLNSLISLNFSCIKGPVNTHDLERLVARCPNLSTLLLSKSVSIDTVRRVLIQSPQIVHLGIGSRTHNLPLLPFFLLSVALDRCRLIQGLTFFYSIHTKLLQAVNPMCPKFVYVNMRFCRVTQAKEQVNFLKMCTNIRRLSICCIGDEGVEIVSNSCKHLEEFRVYRETSGVGVTEVGLSAISTGCKKLKSLTYFCSRMTNAALMTFANNLPNATYFKLIMSTPNQPDHTTLQPFDHGYGAIVQSCKELKKLTLSGLLTSDVFIYIGMYGERLQVVTVLNGGESDEGLEYVYNGCKNLRKTEISKYSSHEDALLANIYEY; encoded by the exons ATGGTTCATCTACCAGAAGCAGTAATTGAATTAATAATCAATAACCTAACCACCAATCGTGATGGCAATTCCGCTTCATTAGTCAACAAATTATGGTACACGGTCGATAGATACAGTCGGCATACTGTATACATATCCAATTGTTACGCTATTTCTCCAATTACAGCCATTAATAGGTTTCCAAATCTCCGATCATTGACTTTAAAAGTCAAACACGGGATTACATACCCTAGAATAGACTCTGATGATCGGGTCGGGTCGTTTGATCCATGGATGGAAATTTTGCCGAGTTGTTGTCAGTTGTTGGAACAGCTTCGGTTGAAAAGGATGAAAGCATCTGATCAGAACCTTAATTCTATTGCGATTCGGTTTCGGAAGTTTAAATCTTTGGTTTTGAGCTCGTGTTTTGGGTTCACTATTGCTGGTCTTTCAGCTATCGCATCGAATTGCTC GAAACTGGAGCAATTTGAAGTAGAAGGTTGTGATGTTACAGATAATACGGGCCAATGGCTTAATAGCTTCCCAGAGACTTTAAATTCACTCATTTCATTGAATTTTTCATGTATTAAAGGACCGGTGAATACACATGATCTTGAGCGATTAGTTGCCAGATGTCCAAACCTCTCGACTCTTTTGTTAAGTAAATCAGTGTCTATTGATACGGTTAGAAGAGTTTTGATTCAATCTCCTCAAATTGTGCACTTGGGTATTGGATCTAGAACTCATAACTTGCCTCTTCTACCTTTTTTTCTGCTATCAGTAGCCTTAGACAGATGTCGATTAATCCAAGGCCTCACATTTTTCTACTCAATTCACACAAAGTTACTGCAAGCCGTTAATCCAATGTGCCCGAAATTTGTGTATGTAAATATGAGGTTTTGTAGAGTCACTCAAGCCAAGGAACAAGTCAATTTCTTAAAAATGTGCACCAATATACGACGCTTATCGATAT GTTGTATTGGAGATGAAGGTGTTGAAATTGTGTCTAATAGTTGCAAACACCTTGAAGAATTTAGGGTTTACCGTGAAACAAGTGGCGTTGGTGTAACGGAAGTTGGTTTAAGTGCCATATCTACCGGCTGTAAAAAGCTTAAATCTTTAACATACTTTTGCAGTCGAATGACAAATGCAGCCCTAATGACTTTTGCCAATAATTTGCCTAATGCTACTTATTTTAAGCTAATCATGTCAACACCAAACCAGCCAGACCACACAACGCTACAACCATTTGATCACGGTTATGGTGCTATTGTGCAATCATGCAAAGAACTCAAGAAGTTGACTCTATCGGGACTTTTGACTAGCGATGTTTTTATTTATATTGGAATGTATGGTGAAAGATTGCAAGTGGTTACTGTATTGAATGGAGGTGAAAGTGATGAGGGATTGGAGTATGTGTATAACGGGTGCAAGAATTTAAGGAAAACGGAGATTAGTAAGTATTCTAGTCATGAAGATGCACTTTTAGCTAATATTTATGAGTATTAA